TCCGTGTGCTGCCAATCCTTCCAGATAACTGCCGGGGATAACGTTCATACACCCGTTCTCCTCGTCGGCATCATCGAGTGCTAACCAGATGCTCACAAGATCCGGCGGGGCACACTGCCAATATGCATTGTCCTGATGCCAATACACTTCACCGCCGTGATAGGCGGGTTTGTAGAGTGCCTGATCGTGAAATAACTGGATATCGGTTCCGATTAAACACTCGACGATATCTAAAAGCGGTTCGTGGTAGAGTAACTTCCGATATTCCTCATCAAGCCGCCACATCTCCATAATCTGCAACATCTCTTCTTCACGATCAGCATCTTCATCGCTTTCCGAGTCCCCGATGACTGCAAGGTTACGCAATCCCTCACCGATTGTGCCGCGTCTCTGTGAAAATTGGGCATCGTAATGTTCGCGTAGCACGGTAAGGTGTTCGTCATCAATGACGCGTTCGTCTATTTTGAGATAGCCTACCTGTCTGAATTGTTCGACCTCTTGGGACGTAAGTTTCATAACACAGCTCCTTATAGTGGATTATCAACGTTTTCGGTTGTAAAACCCCTTGCTTTAGCTGGGGGATACACAACCGCCCTTGTGTACACCAGATGTCTCTGTTGAAAAAACTTGACATTTTTAGTAAGTTGTGGTTTAATATTCTTACATGGTGGCGGTGGAGTTCGCCTCTCGCTTGAGAGTGCCACCGCACCGATCGAACTCGGTATCACCATGTAAAGGAACACCATGTATACCACAAGTTACAAACTCTTTCGTGCGCCACGCAATCGTTATCTGAAGCGAAAGACGTGGATCGCGCACACAATATGGAACTACTTTCTCGGGTGGCAACGCACGCGATATTCTCTTGGGTTGCCGTATCTATCCTACAAAGAGATGTCTCGTGAGTTTACCATCCTGCGTAAATCACACCCCGAGATATTTGCACACTGGCGCGATTTGGATTCGTGGGCAGCCCGTCAAGTTCTCAAACGTCTTGATGAAGGTTACCAGCGGTTCTTTAAGAAGATTGCCAAGCGTCCGCCAAGATTCAGATCGTTTCGTAAACCTTATTCGTTCACAATGTGTCCATCTGGATACAAGTTTGATAAGCCTATAGCGGGCGATAAAGGTTTCGGCATCTATAGCGACCGAGTGACAATCATGGGTAAAACTTACCGATTCAATTTGAGTCGTCCTATATTTGGCACTATCAAAACTGTTACTATCAAAAAAGATGCACTTGGCGATTTCTATATGTCTGTTGTAACAGATCACGTTCGGTCCTATCTCAAACCAATGACGGGTAATGCTGCTGGGTTTGATATGGGTGTTAAAACAATGTTGACCTGCTCCAACGGGAAACAATATCAATCGCCTCAATTTTACACCGAGTCTATGGATAACGTCCAAACCGCGAATCGTAACCTTTCCACAAAAAAGCGTGGAAGTAACAACAGAGAGCGTGCACGTCAACACCATGCACGTATGCACCGCAAGGTTGCAAGGCAACGCGAAGATCATCATTGGAAACTCGCACTTGAACTTGCGCGCCGGTTTGATGCGCTGTTCTTTGAGGCGTTGAACCTTGATGGAATGAAACGCCTCTGGGGCCGCAAAGTGTCTGATATTGGATTCTACGCATTTCTCCAGAAAGTCAAGTGGCAAGCAAAGAAACGTGGTAAGCGCGTAGAGACCATCGGACGTTGGGAGGCAACAACATCTGTTTGCCATCAATGTGGACAAAAGCACTGGTTCATAGACCTGTCTGTTCGCGATTGGTTCTGCCATAGTTGTAAAATCCATCATGACCGCGATATTAACGCGGCTATAAACATTCTTAAGGTTGGGGCATCAACCTTTGGTGTAGAGGGTGTAAGACTTGCAATTGCAAGCAACCCCTGTTGATACCACAATCACCCGACTGCAAGGGATGAGAAGAATCCCCCTTGCTTTAGCTGGGTGAGTATGTCAAAAAAATACCTGATTGTAGGCATCAATGGCTTCTNNNNNNNNNNNNNNNNNNNNNNNNNNNNNNNNNNNNNNNNNNNNNNNNNNNNNNNNNNNNNNNNNNNNNNNNNNNNNNNNNNNNNNNNNNNNNNNNNNNNTCGGTCAGATTCATGTCTGTTCGCCTTTTTGCCTTTTCGATTCACGTAAAAACGCTCCCATGAGCTCCACACGAAGCCTCCGAAATGACCTCTTCGGTCAGATTCATGTCTGTTCGCCTTTTTGCCTTTTCGATTCACGTAAAAACGCATCCATAAGCCCCACGCAAAGCCTGCTACCAACCAAATTGGTAAGCTTACGAGCATCATTTTCAAATCCCATTCTTCTCCATTATACAAAACCAGCCCCACCTCGAAAAGCACCCACGTGGGTACACCCCAACCGAAAACGCCTATCAAAAGCCAAAGCCAATTTATGGACTTTGCTTGAATCAAGGGACGTTCAAGGACCTTCGCTAATCTCTTTTTTTCTATCTCTATCCATCTATGGCGAAAAAACCGAACAGGAAAATACCACAGTGGGAAAGTAATCGCCAATATAGCGAGACTAAAAATATTCCATAGACACGGAATTATTTGATGGCAGCTTGGACAAACGAGGCCAAACCAATGCCCAAAAGCGTTCCTTCTGCTCCACAAACGGCCGTCATTCAAGGTTTCACAATGTGGACAAGGAACGTAAGTACGTTCCATAAAAGGTTTATCGCTCTTTTCGTCAACCAACGAGACTTTGGGTTGTCGTTGTCCGAAAATCAGCTCGTTGACTATTAGTGCTGGGAACAATACCCAGAATAAGATAAGCGGATGAGGTAGTGCCCATACTTTGAATCTGTTTTTGTCGTATTGCATCGGGTTCATCTCCATGTCAAAAGGTTGCTCTTCTCAAGAGACTTCAGTTTCAGTCCACATCAGATTCTTCAAGAATCTTTTGGTATGTCCGCGATGCTACGTTGTATGCTTTGCGAGCGGCCTCGCGCTCCTCCTCTCGAATGCGATCAACCTTTTGGTTCCAGCAAACCTCTACGGCATCTAAGCACCACTGTGCACTTCTGCGACTCGCCCGGATGGGTTTACCGTCTACAATGACGAAAACCGGATTCGTATGGGACGATGGGAAGATACGCAAGGCAACCCAGCTCGATCTGTCGATAGATGTCTCAAATTGAACGGGTACGATTTCACCGTCAGCGACGATTTCTTGTGTCTCAACCGCCTGACCGTTGACGATGAGTTCAATAGGTACCTTTTGGCTCTCCGCGATGCGCGCACGCTCAATGTCCCAATACGGCTGCTGATCTAAAGAACGGTTCTTTATCTCAAGGTTCGGCGTTTCGTTAAGTCGTGCGGCGACGCGAGCGGTGATGGTTACTGTACTGGGTGCATCCAAATTCAACTGGCTAATCTCTCCAGTTGCCGTCTCCTCCCCAACCGGCACGCCACCGACGGTGAAGTCTAACAGATGGCTTTTGCCATCCCCGACATAAGAGCGACCATCTTTCAATCCTGCTGCCCATGCATCAAAGTTGAGAGGACCAGCAGGCATTTTCACATAGATACGACCTAACCCGACGCGCTCGCCGTAAATGCAAGGGAAATCCGTCTCGCCACTGATTCGCGTGCGGAACCCACAATTTAGGGTATGATACCAGATATTCAGTTCCCAAACAGCAGGCGTGTCTACGGTAGAGATGAAATCAACAGCGTCATGAACGACATCGACGATATACTCGTTCGCACCGATGCCATCGAAAGGGGGCATGTTGTAATTCGGGAGTTCATCCCCATCCACTTTCAACCCCCAACCGCTGTGGCTGAAGCCTGTTACTGCGCCCTGTTCTTTCGCCCACTGAAGAACAGGTAGATCCCAACTGGGCCACTCCTCAATGCGTTCAGTCCCTCTGTAGTCATCTTCAGTGAGTGCCAGCAACGAGAGATGTCCAGCGTGTGAGGAGGGAAAACCTGAAACCTCCACATCGTATCGCATTACGTAATCATCGGTTGAGAGTTCGTGAAC
This genomic window from Candidatus Poribacteria bacterium contains:
- a CDS encoding phytanoyl-CoA dioxygenase family protein; translated protein: MKLTSQEVEQFRQVGYLKIDERVIDDEHLTVLREHYDAQFSQRRGTIGEGLRNLAVIGDSESDEDADREEEMLQIMEMWRLDEEYRKLLYHEPLLDIVECLIGTDIQLFHDQALYKPAYHGGEVYWHQDNAYWQCAPPDLVSIWLALDDADEENGCMNVIPGSYLEGLAAHGRAESEKGKLPALLQVNADVDRAVPVPVKAGCVMVHHCMTLHQTNPNRSPRDRRAMAIHYMPSGTQNRDGEVMKDNPLLRGKLA
- a CDS encoding transposase is translated as MYTTSYKLFRAPRNRYLKRKTWIAHTIWNYFLGWQRTRYSLGLPYLSYKEMSREFTILRKSHPEIFAHWRDLDSWAARQVLKRLDEGYQRFFKKIAKRPPRFRSFRKPYSFTMCPSGYKFDKPIAGDKGFGIYSDRVTIMGKTYRFNLSRPIFGTIKTVTIKKDALGDFYMSVVTDHVRSYLKPMTGNAAGFDMGVKTMLTCSNGKQYQSPQFYTESMDNVQTANRNLSTKKRGSNNRERARQHHARMHRKVARQREDHHWKLALELARRFDALFFEALNLDGMKRLWGRKVSDIGFYAFLQKVKWQAKKRGKRVETIGRWEATTSVCHQCGQKHWFIDLSVRDWFCHSCKIHHDRDINAAINILKVGASTFGVEGVRLAIASNPC